In the Methanofervidicoccus abyssi genome, TTGCCGAAAGCGTTAATATTAACCTATCGCTCCCCTTATCTTGAAAACCATCCAATTCTGTTAATAAAGTCGATAACATTCTCCTTGATGCCTCACTTATTCCATCGCTCCTCTTTGTTGTTAAGGCATCGATTTCATCTATGAACACTATGCTTGGGTGGAGCTCTCTTGCAACATCATATAATGCACTTATAATTTTTGAAGATTCACCATAGTATTTACTCGATACGGATGATGCTTTAACATTAAAGAATGTTGCTTCCAAACTTCCAGCACATGCAGAAGCCAATAGTGTTTTACCTGTTCCAGGTGGTCCAAATAATAAAATCCCTTTCCACGGCTGTATTGATGCAGGCTTTTGAAGTGCTGATATTACTATAGTTTCCATCATAAGCTGTTTTACTTCTTCTAACCCCCCTATATCTTCCCATTTTATAGTGGATTTTTGTATTAAATTATTTTTCACAAAATTTTTAAACTTATCAATCTCATTTTCTACCTCATCCTCCGTGGTGTTTGATGAGCTCGGTTTATTTGATGGTCCTGATTTTTTTGTAGATTTGGATTTATTAGCTTTTGATGGATTAAATACCTCTTCTATGTTATTTGCCAC is a window encoding:
- a CDS encoding ATP-binding protein; translated protein: MEIDLYGALMSQFKRAKKEYEIAKEKKNESIAKKKALECAKLLRQIAKYDEYNEKRYLEKAKKWELVANNIEEVFNPSKANKSKSTKKSGPSNKPSSSNTTEDEVENEIDKFKNFVKNNLIQKSTIKWEDIGGLEEVKQLMMETIVISALQKPASIQPWKGILLFGPPGTGKTLLASACAGSLEATFFNVKASSVSSKYYGESSKIISALYDVARELHPSIVFIDEIDALTTKRSDGISEASRRMLSTLLTELDGFQDKGSDRLILTLSATNTPWDLDEAVLSRFSRRIYIPLPDKKATKEIIKINTKGLKLDVNLDEIADKCVERLYSGRDLKNLCQDAIWNMIRDVNKDLYKMANLSYKELKRRKLKTRALTDDDFEEAFKKIKSPLTKSIIKKYEKWKEEFGG